The region ATGGCGCACCACTGGTAGGTCATCTCGGTTATCATGTGTACAACTCCTTTAGCTTACCATCTCCCAGGCCAAGCGTCAAAAGTCCAAACACAAGCAAGAAGACTCCGATAGTGACGATGAGCCAATTGCGAGAAAGAAGAATGGCGCCAGGTTGCCTCCTTCCATCAAGAACACCGCCATGGTTGATTCCTCCGATGATGACCAGCCTCTAGGAACCAAGATCGCTCAGAGGAAGGCGGCGATTGAGAAGTCTgctggcaagaagaagccggcTGCGAAGAAGGCGATCAAAGACGAGTCGGATGACGAGCCGCTGGCTAAGCCCAAGAAGCGTCAATCAAATGGTGTCTCGGCCGCGAAAAAGACCAACGGCGTCAAGAAAGAGGAGTCGGATTCGGATTCGGATGCCCCCATCGccaagaaggtgaagaaggaggctcCTGCCAAAGCCAAGGTCAAGGCCactgctgctcctgccaaAAAGGGCAGGTTGGTCAAGGAGGAATCGGTGGCCAACAGTGCTGctgacgaagaggaagaggaggagtatCGGTGGTGGGACGCGccaaagaaggaggacgatTCCATCAAGTGGACCACCTTGGAGCACAATGGTGTCCTCTTCCCGCCCGCCTACGAGCCTCTCCCCAAGGATGTCAAGCTCATATACGACGGCACGCCGGTCAATTTGCATgtggatgccgaggaggtggcgACATTTTTCGGTGCGATGCTTCATTCCACCCAGAACGTCGAGAATCCCACCTTCCAGAAGAACTTCTTTAAAGATTTCAGGGATGTTCTCAAGGAGACCGGTGGTGCCAAAGACCAGAATGGCAAGCCTGTTGACATCAAAGAGTTCGCCAAGCTCGACTTCACCAAGATCTTTGAGTACTACAAGGGTCTCAGCGACGCGAAAAAGGCTCGCCCGGctgctgagaagaaggcggaaaAAGCTGAGAAGGACAAGTTCGAGGCGCCCTACATGTACTGCAAGTGGGATGGCCGGAAAGAAAAGGTGGGCAACTTCCGCGTCGAACCGCCTGGACTTTTCCGTGGCCGTGGTGAGCATCCCAAAACCGGCACTGTCAAGAAGCGTGTCATGCCTGAGCAAGTCACGATCAACATCGGCAAGGAGGCCAAGGTCCCAGATCCGCCGGCCGGACACAAGTGGAAGGCTGTGCAACACGATAACAAGGCGACATGGCTCGCCATGTGGCAGGAGAACGTCAACGGCAATTACAAGTATGTGATGCTGGCTGCCAACAGTACCGTCAAGGGCCAAGCCGACTACAAGAAGTTTGAGAAGGCTCGCGAGCTCAACAAGCATATTGCGAGGATCCGAGCCGACTATACCGCTGAGCTCAAGTCCGAGATTATGGCTGAACGACAACGCGCCACCGCCATGTATCTCATTGACAAGTTTGCGCTCAGAGCTGGCAATGAGAAGGACACCGAGAACGAGGCCGAGACGGTAGGCTGCTGTTCGCTCAAGTTCGAACACGTTACGCTCAGGGAACCCAACACGGTTATTTTTGACTTCCTGGGCAAAGACAGTATCCGCTTCTACAACGAGTTCACGGTGGAACGGCAAGTCTTCAAGAACTTGAAGCTGTTCAAGAAGCCTCCAAAGGCGGATGGTGATGACATTTTTGACAGGCTCACGGTAAGTTTTGATCGCTTTTGAGAAGGGCCCGCAGCTAGTCTAACGCATCTGGCAGACCTCTCAACTCAACAAGCATCTCTCCAACTACATGCCCGGCCTCACAGCAAAGGTGTTCCGTACCTACAATGCCTCCCACACGATGTCAACACTTCTTCAATCTCTCTCGGTCGAAAACAGGACCATGGCTGAGAAGATCAAGCTGTACAACGATTGCAACCGTGAGGTGGCCGTGATTTGCAATCACAAGCGTACGGTTGGCGCAGCTCACGAGGCGCAAATGGAGAAGCTTGCAGACCGCATCAAGGGCCTCAAGTATCAGAAGTGGCGCAccaagatgatgatgcttgATCTCGATCCCAAGCttaagaagaagaagggcgcCGAGTACTTTGCACTCGACGAGGACATTACCCAAGAGTGGCTCTTGGAACACCAGAAGTTCCttgtggaggagcagag is a window of Podospora pseudopauciseta strain CBS 411.78 chromosome 1, whole genome shotgun sequence DNA encoding:
- the TOP1 gene encoding DNA topoisomerase 1 (COG:L; BUSCO:EOG09260MRU; EggNog:ENOG503NUJJ), giving the protein MACFSLHATKLELRVCEEGYLTKAGQVWIPPWPIIIFNLVLSLLGFVESLFFPLPGSSFSPHTFSVSRIALPYRPEAVDCASFPHPKTPDFPFRSRATFLPLPRAGLSYRTRPVLLFANRPFSRLRRPSSTTAPLRTFLASQLRFVFVDRSILISIKTLQSNLIMASDSSDDDRPLAGTNGHKSAPKISPATDRKMDKLASRARPAPPNVSIRNGPVEDNAMDIDTTPNGGPKRKARSSVGQTVSYKDESDSDDGAPLLTISQAKRQKSKHKQEDSDSDDEPIARKKNGARLPPSIKNTAMVDSSDDDQPLGTKIAQRKAAIEKSAGKKKPAAKKAIKDESDDEPLAKPKKRQSNGVSAAKKTNGVKKEESDSDSDAPIAKKVKKEAPAKAKVKATAAPAKKGRLVKEESVANSAADEEEEEEYRWWDAPKKEDDSIKWTTLEHNGVLFPPAYEPLPKDVKLIYDGTPVNLHVDAEEVATFFGAMLHSTQNVENPTFQKNFFKDFRDVLKETGGAKDQNGKPVDIKEFAKLDFTKIFEYYKGLSDAKKARPAAEKKAEKAEKDKFEAPYMYCKWDGRKEKVGNFRVEPPGLFRGRGEHPKTGTVKKRVMPEQVTINIGKEAKVPDPPAGHKWKAVQHDNKATWLAMWQENVNGNYKYVMLAANSTVKGQADYKKFEKARELNKHIARIRADYTAELKSEIMAERQRATAMYLIDKFALRAGNEKDTENEAETVGCCSLKFEHVTLREPNTVIFDFLGKDSIRFYNEFTVERQVFKNLKLFKKPPKADGDDIFDRLTTSQLNKHLSNYMPGLTAKVFRTYNASHTMSTLLQSLSVENRTMAEKIKLYNDCNREVAVICNHKRTVGAAHEAQMEKLADRIKGLKYQKWRTKMMMLDLDPKLKKKKGAEYFALDEDITQEWLLEHQKFLVEEQRTKIQKKFEKDNEKRVADGEAELDEKELKERLKVAAELEAKYKKENKTKKVEAEGKGPAVEKLEAAVSKFDDRIKTLELQCADREGNKEVALGTSKINYIDPRLTVVFAKKFNVPIEKFFSKTLRDKFKWAIESVGDDDTWEF